In Williamwhitmania sp., the genomic window CGTAGTTTCCGGATGTGGCTGCACCAAACCGGTTTGGCCTAAAGAACCAATTATGCCTGGGAAAACAGGAGAAATCGAGGTTGGATACAACACCTCCATTGTTGGATCATTTAACAAATCTGTTACTGTGTTTTCCAACGCAAAAACTTCCCCAATCATATTACGCATAATGGGAGCGGTGGCACCAAAAAAGGAAAAATAACAATCAACAAAGATAAATTCTATAAACATCATGCCTCAAATTTCTGAAAAAGGAAAGGCAATGCCTTCCTCCCCCATACGTAAGTTGGTTCCATATGCCGAAGCGGCAAAAAAAAGAGGGGTAAAAGTTTACCATCTCAACATTGGCCAACCTGACATTCCAACTCCAGAGGTGGCCCTAAATGCCGTTCGCAACTACAAGGAAAAGGTGATTGAGTATAGCCATTCGGCAGGAAATGAATCGTACCGCAAAGGGTTGGCAAAATACTACCAAGGAATTGGTATATCCATCGACCACAACGATATGCTCATTACAACCGGCGGTTCGGAGGCCATTACCTTTGCCCTGATGAGCACCCTTAACCCCGGCGATGAAATTATTATTCCTGAACCATTTTATGCTAACTACAACGGATTTGCCACCCAGGCCGGTGTTGTGGTGAAACCTGTTACGTCAAGCATTTCCAAGGACTTTGCACTACCTACCATAT contains:
- a CDS encoding DUF1573 domain-containing protein: MKKLLILAVLAAFTGISQVKAQQADTTKTTITFMVTEHNFGLLQFGESGVYKFEFTNAGTTPLIVSNVVSGCGCTKPVWPKEPIMPGKTGEIEVGYNTSIVGSFNKSVTVFSNAKTSPIILRIMGAVAPKKEK